The Pseudomonas wenzhouensis genome has a segment encoding these proteins:
- a CDS encoding sodium-dependent bicarbonate transport family permease → MGLDPVVLFFVFGLVAGLLKSELKLPAALYETLSIILLLAIGLHGGVELAEQASVQLLGQAGLVLALGILLPILAFGLLRGLRFDRINAAAVAAHYGSVSAGTFAVVVAYLLAKGVEFESYMPLFVAILEIPAILIGIILAKGISRDTHWGELGREIFLGKSIMLLLGGLVIGAIAGKEAIKPLEPLYTSMFKPVLAFFLLEMGLIASGQLGALKQFGVRLAAFALLMPLLGALIGALLARFMGLSLGGTATLATLAASASYIAVPAAMRLALPEANPSLSLTASLGITFPFNILIGIPLYLALAEQLIAWGL, encoded by the coding sequence GTGGGCCTTGATCCGGTGGTGCTGTTCTTCGTCTTCGGCCTGGTTGCCGGCTTGCTCAAGAGTGAGCTGAAGCTGCCGGCAGCGCTGTATGAAACCCTGTCGATCATTCTGCTGCTGGCCATCGGCCTGCACGGCGGTGTAGAGCTGGCCGAACAAGCCAGCGTGCAATTGCTCGGTCAGGCCGGGCTGGTGCTGGCACTGGGCATTCTCCTGCCGATTCTGGCTTTCGGTCTGCTGCGCGGCCTGCGCTTCGACCGCATCAACGCGGCGGCAGTGGCTGCGCACTATGGCTCGGTGAGCGCCGGCACCTTCGCCGTGGTGGTGGCTTACTTGCTGGCCAAGGGCGTCGAGTTCGAAAGCTACATGCCGCTGTTCGTGGCGATTCTGGAAATTCCTGCAATCCTCATCGGCATCATCCTGGCCAAGGGCATTTCGCGCGATACCCACTGGGGCGAGCTGGGCCGCGAGATCTTCCTTGGCAAGAGCATCATGCTGTTGCTCGGCGGCCTGGTGATCGGTGCCATCGCCGGCAAGGAAGCGATCAAGCCGCTGGAGCCGCTCTACACCAGCATGTTCAAGCCGGTACTGGCGTTCTTCCTGCTGGAGATGGGCCTGATCGCCTCGGGTCAGCTCGGTGCCCTGAAGCAATTTGGCGTGCGCCTGGCCGCCTTCGCCCTGCTGATGCCGCTGCTCGGTGCGCTGATCGGCGCCCTGCTGGCGCGCTTCATGGGCCTGAGCCTGGGCGGCACGGCAACGCTGGCCACCCTGGCGGCATCGGCCTCGTACATCGCCGTGCCGGCAGCCATGCGCCTGGCCTTGCCCGAGGCCAACCCGTCGCTGTCACTGACGGCTTCGCTGGGCATCACCTTCCCTTTCAATATCCTGATCGGCATTCCGCTGTATCTGGCACTGGCCGAACAACTGATCGCCTGGGGGCTCTGA
- a CDS encoding P-II family nitrogen regulator yields MNVHTRTLLTVICEAALEKRLLADLETLGAPGWTISDARGRGHRGVRSAGWDTEGNIRLEIICNRELAERIAEHLQVRYYDHFAMVCYLAQVEVLRGERF; encoded by the coding sequence ATGAACGTACACACCCGTACCCTGCTCACCGTGATCTGCGAGGCAGCGCTGGAGAAGCGTTTGCTGGCCGATCTGGAAACGCTCGGCGCACCCGGCTGGACCATCTCCGACGCCCGTGGTCGCGGGCACCGTGGCGTGCGCAGCGCCGGCTGGGACACTGAAGGCAACATCCGCCTGGAAATCATCTGCAACCGCGAACTGGCCGAGCGCATCGCCGAACATCTGCAGGTGCGCTACTACGATCACTTCGCCATGGTCTGCTACCTGGCGCAGGTAGAAGTGCTGCGCGGGGAACGCTTCTGA
- a CDS encoding carbonic anhydrase, with protein sequence MPYKHQAIPLHTHEGNETAEQALHSIVDGFKRFRHEVFPQQEELFKKLATAQNPRAMFITCADSRVVPELITQSSPGDLFVNRNVGNVVPAYGQMMGGVSTAIEYAVMALGVQHIVICGHSDCGAMKAVLNPASLETMPTVKAWLRHAEVARTVVAENCNCGNDQEALAVLTEENVVAQLDHLRTHPSVAAKLARGQLFIHGWVYDIESSQIRAYDAELGSFLPLDGDKVPMATPRARYPQG encoded by the coding sequence ATGCCTTACAAACACCAGGCGATTCCGCTGCATACCCATGAGGGCAACGAAACCGCCGAGCAGGCCCTGCACAGCATCGTCGATGGCTTCAAGCGCTTTCGCCACGAGGTCTTCCCGCAGCAGGAAGAGCTGTTCAAGAAGCTGGCCACCGCTCAGAACCCGCGTGCCATGTTCATCACCTGCGCCGACTCGCGCGTGGTGCCGGAGCTGATCACCCAGAGCTCGCCGGGCGACCTGTTCGTCAACCGTAACGTCGGCAACGTGGTGCCGGCCTATGGGCAGATGATGGGTGGCGTTTCCACCGCCATCGAATATGCGGTGATGGCCCTTGGCGTGCAGCACATCGTCATCTGCGGTCACTCCGACTGCGGCGCGATGAAGGCGGTGCTCAATCCGGCTTCGCTGGAAACCATGCCCACGGTCAAGGCCTGGCTGCGCCATGCCGAAGTGGCGCGTACCGTGGTGGCGGAGAACTGCAACTGCGGCAACGATCAGGAAGCCCTGGCCGTGCTCACCGAAGAGAACGTGGTGGCTCAGCTCGATCACCTGCGCACCCACCCTTCGGTGGCGGCCAAGCTGGCGCGTGGTCAACTGTTCATCCATGGCTGGGTGTATGACATCGAAAGCAGTCAGATCCGCGCCTACGATGCCGAGCTGGGCAGCTTCCTGCCGCTCGATGGCGACAAGGTGCCGATGGCCACGCCGCGTGCGCGCTATCCGCAGGGCTGA
- a CDS encoding PA0069 family radical SAM protein, with product MSASLPPRGRGTASNPHNRYAPTRSEREDDGWYQDATPPSRATEVRKEQAKTAITRNHSPDVGFDRSVNPYRGCEHGCIYCFARPTHAYWDMSPGIDFETRLIAKTNLAERLEEQLQKPGYVPQPIALGINTDAYQPIEREQRLTRQALEILLRYRHPLSIITKGSLILRDLDLLSELARHNLVSVAFSLTTLDDELKRIMEPRTAAPAARLRAMRTLHEAGVPVSVMCAPMIPMINDMELEALLEAAADAGARSAGYVLLRLPLEIAELFEQWLRVHFPERAEHVLSLICQSRGGKHYDSRFGSRMRGEGQFAELLAQRFRLARRRFGLDQRERVVLDCSQFCPPGGQLSLL from the coding sequence ATGTCTGCCAGCCTGCCGCCACGTGGCCGTGGCACCGCCAGCAATCCACACAACCGCTATGCGCCGACCCGTTCGGAGCGCGAAGACGACGGCTGGTATCAGGACGCAACCCCGCCGAGCCGCGCCACCGAAGTGCGCAAGGAGCAGGCCAAGACGGCGATCACCCGCAACCACTCGCCGGATGTCGGCTTCGACCGCTCGGTGAACCCTTACCGGGGCTGCGAGCATGGCTGCATCTACTGCTTCGCCCGCCCCACGCATGCCTACTGGGACATGTCGCCAGGCATCGACTTCGAAACCCGCCTGATCGCCAAGACCAACCTGGCCGAGCGTCTTGAAGAGCAATTGCAGAAACCCGGCTACGTACCCCAGCCCATCGCCCTGGGCATCAATACCGATGCCTACCAGCCGATCGAGCGCGAACAGCGCCTGACCCGCCAGGCGCTGGAGATCCTGCTGCGCTACCGGCACCCGCTGAGCATCATCACCAAGGGTTCGCTGATCCTGCGTGACCTCGACCTGCTCAGCGAGCTGGCCAGGCATAACCTGGTCAGCGTGGCCTTCAGCCTGACCACTCTGGACGATGAGCTGAAGCGCATCATGGAGCCACGCACGGCCGCTCCAGCGGCGCGTCTGCGAGCCATGCGCACGCTGCATGAGGCTGGCGTGCCGGTCAGCGTGATGTGCGCGCCGATGATTCCGATGATCAACGACATGGAGCTGGAAGCGCTGCTCGAAGCAGCGGCCGATGCGGGGGCGCGCTCGGCCGGTTACGTGCTGTTGCGTCTGCCGTTGGAGATTGCCGAGCTGTTCGAGCAATGGCTGCGGGTGCACTTTCCCGAACGTGCCGAACATGTGCTGAGCCTGATTTGCCAGAGCCGGGGCGGCAAGCACTACGACAGCCGCTTCGGCAGCCGCATGCGTGGCGAGGGCCAGTTCGCCGAGCTGCTGGCTCAGCGTTTTCGCCTGGCCCGGCGCAGGTTTGGTCTGGATCAACGCGAGCGCGTGGTGCTGGACTGCTCGCAGTTCTGCCCGCCAGGTGGGCAATTGAGCCTGTTGTGA
- a CDS encoding bile acid:sodium symporter family protein yields MFLRRLLPDNFTLTLLAVVLAATLLPARGQAATIFEWITNLAIALLFFMHGAKLSRQTILAGAGHWRLHLLVFACTFVLFPLLGLALRPLLEPLLGTELFMGMLYLCALPATVQSAIAFTSLARGNIPAAICSAAASSLLGIFVTPLLVALLMGVEGDNGSTLDAIGKISLQLLLPFVLGQIAQRWIGGWVNQNKSWLKYVDQSSILLVVYTAFSAAVIGGLWQQVPLTTLLAVTFACCLLLALALLLTHLLGKWLGFSLEDRITILFCGSKKSLATGVPMAQVLFASSSIGMLILPLMLFHQIQLMVCAVLAQRYAKREDASQIAVVR; encoded by the coding sequence ATGTTCCTGCGCCGTCTGCTGCCCGACAATTTCACCCTGACCCTGCTCGCCGTGGTGCTCGCCGCCACGCTGCTGCCTGCCCGCGGTCAGGCTGCGACGATCTTCGAGTGGATCACCAACCTGGCCATCGCCCTGCTGTTTTTCATGCATGGCGCCAAGCTGTCGCGCCAGACGATTCTTGCCGGCGCCGGGCACTGGCGCCTGCACCTGTTGGTGTTCGCCTGCACCTTCGTGCTGTTCCCGCTGCTCGGCCTGGCATTGCGTCCGCTGCTGGAGCCGTTGCTGGGGACGGAGCTGTTCATGGGCATGCTGTACCTGTGTGCCCTGCCGGCCACCGTGCAGTCGGCCATTGCCTTCACCTCGCTGGCGCGCGGCAATATCCCGGCGGCGATCTGCAGCGCGGCGGCGTCCAGCCTGCTTGGCATCTTCGTCACCCCCTTGCTGGTGGCGCTGCTGATGGGCGTGGAGGGCGACAACGGCTCGACCCTCGATGCCATTGGCAAGATCAGCCTGCAGCTGCTGCTGCCGTTCGTCCTCGGCCAGATCGCCCAGCGCTGGATCGGCGGCTGGGTCAACCAGAACAAGAGCTGGCTGAAATACGTCGACCAGAGCTCGATTCTGCTGGTGGTCTACACCGCCTTCAGCGCAGCGGTAATCGGCGGGCTGTGGCAGCAGGTGCCGCTCACCACCCTGCTGGCCGTGACCTTCGCCTGCTGCCTGTTGCTGGCTCTGGCTCTGCTGCTGACTCACCTGCTCGGGAAATGGCTGGGCTTCAGTCTCGAAGACCGCATCACCATCCTCTTCTGCGGCTCGAAGAAGAGCTTGGCCACCGGCGTGCCTATGGCCCAGGTGCTGTTCGCCAGTAGCAGCATCGGCATGCTGATCCTGCCGCTGATGCTGTTTCACCAGATCCAGCTGATGGTGTGCGCGGTGCTCGCGCAGCGTTATGCCAAGCGTGAGGACGCGTCGCAGATCGCCGTCGTGCGATAG